ATCCCTCTGCAAATTGCTTCATGCTGAAATCTGTGCCTCCTGCTGATCCAAGCTTACACAAGCCCTGCATAACAACCCACACAAGACAGTAAGTTTCCTTTCACTAGATAATGTTTTTCCCTCTATCAGTTTGTGACACTTACCACAAGAGCTCTCACACGTATCCTGTCATTCTCACTCTTCTTGTAGAGGTCCTTCAAGAGCGCCACGCCGTTGGCTGTGATGAACGAGGCTCTCTTGGCCTTGCCTGCAGCGTGGATGAGAGCCTCCACGGCAACCTGTTGGTGAGTCACATCTTCTGAAGCACAGAGAGAGATAATGGCGTCCATCATTCCAGACATTTCCAGAGTGATGTTGCCCACATCGCTCGGTCCTTGGAGGAGCACAGAAACTGTCTGAATGGCACGCAGTTTGCCATCTAGGCCAGACCGTCTGAAGTGTTCCCTATCAAGCAAAAAATTctgtgaattatttttctttttctagggAATTTAATGATTAATTTCAGGAGAAGCTTTAGAAAGATTTGACTTACTGAACGTATTCTTCGCAAAGTTTATTGaagttttctctctctttgtcgCTCTTGAGGTCATCATAGAGTTTGCTAAGCAACACAGAGCAGCTCATGTGAGTGTTTTCTGTAAGAGGAGGCCCCTCTGACAGCTCAGCAACAGTCCCAGCCACTTGCAGGATTTTCTTCAGTCCTACAAAAGAACAGAGTGTTCTTTGTCTCAGACAAAACTTCTGgtaaatattctaaatatatCTGCCCCCTTTAAATTATTACACACTTTTATGTCTGTgatcaaaacaaatattattaGAGAAAGATAAACTGAGTGActtgaaaaaaattgttttccaatTATGGTTTCATTTATCAAGTGACAAAGCAACCTGGTCCTATGTGAACAATCATAAATTAGTTGGGATTGACCACATTTTTCAGAGAGCAAAGTTAAATTTTGCTGGTTATACACAGGTCTGATCACTGCCACACCCACAGAAACAAGAAATCACATAACTAGAATCTGTCTGAAAttatgaagtaggctaaaagtttcaaaaagtgacaaaagaGCACAAAGACTTCTCTCACAATATTCTGTGGAGTgacaaaagaggaaccttttggaGGGTATGCATTCTGTTACACCTGGAGGAAACCATAGCTATacttaacaaaacattttggaaCCAACATACCAGTCAGACATAGTGCTGCAGCCTGGAACCACTTTGCGATTGAGCTGAATGCACCAGACCAACAAATCTAACTGAGATGCTGTACTCCACAGTGACCTGAAAGACTTATTGCCAACTATCTCAAACTGTTGATTGTAGCTGTTACAGCAAGGGTGGGACAATCCGTTATTAGATTTAGGgggaagaaaacatttcacaaaggGTCAGGATGGTTTTGACAGACTTTTCTCTTAATACATGAaaccatcatttgaaaactacattttatatttagtcagatcatcaaacaaattatagtatcagacaaagataacctgaacTATTTAAGCGTGGCATATAAGCTAAAACTGAAGACCTCCACTTAGAGGCAAATACTTCTTCACATCACTGTTTTACCTTCTCAATATAATGCAATGCAACAAGAACATGAAGAAAATACTTGTTATGCATCCATAAAAGCATTGATATGGGCTGTTTACTTGCAGGTGTGTTTCCTACCCTGATCTATCACCCATAACGAGAGGGAGTTGTCAGGGTTCTTCAAGGACTTGCGGGGTACTTGCTTGACCAGGAGGTTGATGGCGCTGTCTCTGCCTAGGCCCGGACACATTTTGGGCTGGAATCATTTCCAAAAGGTGGCGTAGCATCGAACGCAGTTCCTTCGACGGTTCTGTGACAAATTCATAAAGAAAATTACCCCAATGGTATAACTTAACGGAGTGTTGCCAAGTCCAGGTACTCACCAGGAAGTATGGCTTCATCTTTGCCTCTAATCTCTCTTTTCATGCCCTCTGTCAGGGCCTCAAACATCACCTGCAGCAGGTGGCATGCAGCCAGAGACACAGTGGAGGCTGCTGACCCCATTACTGCACACAGCTGTTCCATTCCCAACTCATTCACGATAGCCATGGTCTGAGAATAAAACAGCGAATGTCAGCATGTTACCACATATTTTATCATCTGAAGAACAAATGCCAGAGATTGTCTCCTTTCATCTTAGTCCAATGgagaaactttaacagaagtttgtttgtaatttagaaATTAACTAAATGATCTACTTTCAGCTCTCTCTTAAAAAAATGGTTCTGAGAAGATTTCTAATTCATGTTAAATTCAGAATCAATACTAGTATTaaatactaaattaaattaatactaGATTATGACCAATTATTGAAGGAAAAAAGATTGatgcagatattttatttatgtggaaataaataaaacctctaAACCTAATAAATGGTAGCGGCAATTTTATTGCCAACAACTGCCATAAATGTTTGAGGCAACTGGCAATCAGTATTTTACTTCACTGtaaaggaatttatttttttcttccaaagttTGGAGGATCATCAagatttttgtttagaaaatttGAGACAGGCCTTGTGATCTATTTGTCCAGCTGTGTTTTTTAACCTTTTACATGGATTTTACTTTAAGTTACCAGCAAAGTGAATACATTTGAATAGACAAATGAGGAGTTAATCTTTTGGTATACTCTCATTCACATTCAATGAATGGAAAGAATTAGCAGGAAGAgttaacatttttgacttttgaattaaataataCTTGCTCTTGATTGGTGTCCTGTGCACAATCCTACTAAGGTCCTGAGACCAGAAAGGACAACATCTTCCTGCTTTGATGACAGAAGTTTCTGGATCAGCTTCACTCCATCATTGCGGAAGATCTGCTCGGCTCCTCCCTCATCTCGGGACAATACCACTAAATTCTGAGctgcctgaaaaaaaacaacaactttttagGTGACTcacatttttacagataaataatgaaaattcGAATAGATTGACAAGTAAGCAAGAGAGGTTTACTCTGACTATACAAGCCATCTGTACCTTCTGTCGATCGGAGTCTTTAGCAGAGGAATCTAAGAGGACAGGAGAACATCTGCTGCACACGAGCATCTGTGGAGTTTAGCTGTGCTGACTAAAGATCGAAGGGAGAAGATTTGAATTAGCTTCAGTTTCACCATGATCCAGATTTAAGACTTAATCAGCCTCGCGTCACCTTCAGCTGGATCTGTGCTCCCAGCTGTCTGAGCAGATCCTGGAAAGCTCGGTTTTTGGGCTCCAGCTGGGCACACCTCTGAGTATCCAGGAAAGCCTGGTCGAGCCGACCGAGCTTCTGGTATGCCTGAGCTCGCCGAAACCTGGCTTTCACATCGCCGGGGTCTGTGTCAAGAGCTGAAAAGGGAAGATAGTAGTAAAATTGACAATTGTTATTCACATGAAATTCTGAACTAAAATAAGAATTCAAAGAACACAGTCAAACATCCCATTAAAAACCCATAACCCTGTACTTGATGCCTTTGATGCATTGGGTGAGGAAAATAATAGAGATAATATCTAAAGCTTCTTCATTGGGCTTTGTTGTCTTCTATCCAGATGTCCCACATAGTaagtcaaatatttaataaaataattgcagCTTGTCGACTTTGAAACGTTTCTGCGGTCATTTTTAGTTGCTTCCATATGCAGCTTAACTGAGCTTCTATAAGTtagtgtaaaataataaatgtaatctCTATGTCTGGCAATAATTAGATTCACtgatacatttgtttttaaaggctgTATGATAGTAAGAAAACATACAATTGAGAGATTATTGTTGATATCATTTGCTAGAGTAATTAACTCACTTTGATGTCCCCCTTACCCACTCACTCTACATGAACATCTCTGTAGCTGAGATCTAAAACAGGTTCGGCTATTAACACAGCAGTGAGAAACAGTTCAACAGAACCAATAATTTATTGGCATGCAGAGCAGGAATAGCATAGCAGAGCATAACACTTGAAATATGATTGCCTTCCAAATACAGTGGATCCTTAGAATACAGATTGAATTCATTAGAGCAGGCAGTTGCCTAGATAATGTGGATGTAGAAAGAAGTTTCCAcagctaaaataattgtttctaCATTGTGTCATCTTCAAAGCTCACATAACAACCAGCATCTGTCATATTGAGCATAATATATGCATCATTCCTTTAGAATCGTTTTTGCCAAAGGCATTGCATTgtgaaacattaataaaactataaataatatAGACAGTGCTGTTTCTGTGGGAGGACTTtatgtttgaaaagtttaacagGGAGGTTTTGAGAAGGAAAATCTTACTTCCTTGTACCTCCAATGAGGGCATCATTGCCACTGTTGGCTTTTTGCTACTAGAAGGCAAAGTGAAAACAGTAAGTCAAAGTCAGGCACAGGGACGGGCAGCTTGTGTACTTAACATAGCCATCCTACACATTCCTCTGAGGAGGAAAATGTGTGTTCAGGACAATCCTGAGTCATTTcactcaaagaacaaaaacaaaacaaactcatattAAAACGGATAGTAGTATTCGACTAATTAGaggtttaattaaattaaattaaacctgCAGTGATGATCCGATTTTATTATTCAGCTCTAGTGAAGTGaagttgaaacaaaacaaacaaaaagcattcAATAGGGACCTAAAAAAATGATTCCAGGttagaaaatgtatatttaatttaagttcTTAAGGTATTAAACTACTCTGCCTTACTCTAATCTACACTAACTTAGttgtttatttcagacaaaaacctCTATGTTTTCCTCccattttctcatatttattgGAGGATTATAAGTTGTTTACACCAAGAACAAGAAGGTCTATGTTCAAATCCTGACTCTCTGTCCCTTCTGCATGTGCATAGTTTCTTTCACAGAACTTCAGTCTTCTCAAGCAGTCCAAAGGTATGCATGTCAGGTCAATTGGTGGAGTATGCAAGTTTGTACTTGGTCTCCACGTGTTGCGCTGTGAAGTACTTGCAACCTGTTCAAGATTTACCCGACCTTCTCTCCTAACTAACCCATTGCAATGATAATTAAGGAACTAATGGATGGTCTTTCACAATTCAATGTACTTGGATACCTTTATATGCTTAATTTTTTCCTTGCTTTTTATTCACTTTCAtaattgtcttttgttttgtacattGAAAACATATCCATTGTTTCTCCTATGTAGTACCTTCTTAATAAGTACTGAACAGTGCAATCCTGGCTTGTGGTTACCTTCAATACTGGTCATTAATGAATTTTAGCAGGTTGAATGAATGCTTTGTAAACAAGCTGAAAACctaaaatgtctgcaaaaagCAGGCATTTAAAGCAGCATGTGATCGAAAAGAAtagtaataaaatacaatagAATAATAGAAATGGTCGGACCTTTGGAGGCATCAAGCCTCTGCGTTGCTGTACTCCTCCAGTTTAAGGTAGCAGGCAGATCTGTTGCGGTATAATACAGCGCTGTCTGCCTGGCTGTCAGTCAGCTCCAGCGCTTTGGTGTAGCAGCAGAGAGCTCCCTGCATGTCTCCCGCCTTGAAGAGGGTGTTCCCCTCCTCCTTAAGGGCTGCGGGGTCCTGGATTCAACAGCAAAGGTGAGCAACGAACGGACTCCCAGAAAGCTTTCCAAAATATgctgaatgaaataaaaatcagccgAACGGCTCACTGCAGCTTCCTTACCTTCTGCCTTTCACTTTCACTCATCTTTGATTGATTATACACAGCACGAAGTGACTTTATATGTTGAAGTTTGTATTCAAATATGGCTCATATTATCACGCACGGTGAAAACTCCTAACATCTCCCAGTACTTCCTGGTGTACGTAGCACGTTCGTGACGTTTACGCACAAACCACTCCCCTCCCCTACCACGCCGCTTTACCATAAAAGGAAGAAGGCTGCCAAATCATTCCTGTCTGCATCTCTACTTTATTTGGTTATGTTAACTTTATGGTATTCTTCAGTGCACACAGACAAAGACAGCTACATCAAGCCGCATTTACGTTTTAACCTAATTGAAACAACAATTCATAACAAGGTATAAGTACAAATTCTAGTAATTTAGGTGTCATAACAAACAAATCCTTGCttagttaaatgttttacagtataGCAGCTTTGTCAATCAAATATTATTTCTAAAGACACAAGCATTTCATTGTGACAAGGGAAGAGTatataaatgtcaaattagAATAAgataaattatgtttgtttaagaaaataaaaaaaacaatctaatgtATTTTATCGATTCATTACACACTTCTGATTTGACAGTTGTCCAGCAGTACATTGGCACGCTTCACAAGGAAGATAAGTCACAATATGACATTGCTGGAAAAGCTGGCAGTTCCCAAAGTGCAATTGGAAAGTTGATTAgaaggaaaaactgcagcagaaaaaaaaatgcacagatAACAGGGAAAACCACAGGCTTGAGATGTGTTCAAGGAAGGCCCATTCAAGGGTTGAAGCATTTTTGTACCTGGCTTGTTTCTGGAGTCAGTACTTCAAGAGTCACGACACACAGATGTGCCCAGCTTTTCAGATAAAGGAaactttgcatttgttttggacCTCAAAGGTCTAGGATCTTGGAGGACAGCAAATGAAGGCATTGGAATCCAAGATGCTTGATCCAGTGTTGAGATTTTTCAGCCAGTTATGATTTAGGGAAGCCATGTTATTGACTGTGTTGGTTGACAAGTGGCTTGAAGTGGTTTTGGGGCATTATTATGCCTTCTGGGCTCATCTATTTGGAGCCCAGAAGCTATATAATGCCCCATTATATACCTCCATCAGGTGGATAAGACAGATTTGGTGACAAGCTATGGAGATGCTAATATTATTACCCTGTAGTACTTGGCAACTGCCCATAATGCCACAATTAAGATACTTACAGCATTGACCAGGGTATCATATTGGGTGTTGTCAGGAGGAAAATAAGAGACACCAGGCCTAACAATACAAATACGCTGAAGGCCACTGTTACAGGAATCTGGGTTTTCTTAGAAATTCAGCAGTTATACAGGCTGATTGCTACATTGATGTACAGTAGAACTTAATGCAAAGAAATTACTAACTACTGAGTGCATATACTTAAAATATGGACATACTTTTTAATAGGTTGATATatctggaaaaacatttttttattggtcttatgttCTAATCTAATCTTGGGTTTTCATTAGTCGTAAGCCATCatcatcaaaaatgtatttgtcacACTCATGACAGTAACTGTATATTACCCCCTTTGATGGTAAAAAGCTTCCCAGGATAACAGTGTGGttattgctaaaaaataatAGTCTCTCTGCTCCAGTAGGGACATAAATGCATCACAGAATGCATTAAACATATCATCAGATCTCATTTACCTTCATAGCACTATTAGGTGATATAATAGTGTTTACTAGTTTGAGCTTTGCAAGGCTACCAGGAATGGTCCTGTTTGGTATTTCTCATAGTCCCCCAGGACCACTCAGTCAGACACTATGTTGTTTGTCCTCTTTTGTCTTGGAGACCAGGTAGTTCCCTGCAGGCGTTACGCTCAGTTACACCTGTTTAGATTCTAACATTACCGTGGCACCTTTGTTAACTGGGCAGCCTAGATAGTCAGTTCATGTTTCCTAGGCTGAACTGTAAGAGGTTGAACATTGCAGATCTGCAGGAGCTCTCTGCTCCTTAGCGACGCCACCAGGGATTCAAGAAgatgattttatatatatttttttaaacttaatctAAAGCAGCTGggtaaacatttgtttcttatcaaacatttgttttgcaagAGATTATGCTGTCATCACTGGTGTGTTCTCTGGGGCCAAACATAATAACACTGTGATACAGCTTCATCACTacactttgaatgtttttgcacatcatattaaa
Above is a window of Xiphophorus hellerii strain 12219 chromosome 2, Xiphophorus_hellerii-4.1, whole genome shotgun sequence DNA encoding:
- the unc45a gene encoding LOW QUALITY PROTEIN: protein unc-45 homolog A (The sequence of the model RefSeq protein was modified relative to this genomic sequence to represent the inferred CDS: deleted 3 bases in 3 codons); protein product: MSESERQKDPAALKEEGNTLFKAGDMQGALCCYTKALELTDSQADSAVLYRNRSACYLKLEEYSNAEADASKALDTDPGDVKARFRRAQAYQKLGRLDQAFLDTQRCAQLEPKNRAFQDLLRQLGAQIQLKSAQLNSTDARVQQMFSVLLDSSAKDSDRQKAAQNLVVLSRDEGGAEQIFRNDGVKLIQKLLSSKQEDVVLSGLRTLVGLCTGHQSRTMAIVNELGMEQLCAVMGSAASTVSLAACHLLQVMFEALTEGMKREIRGKDEAILPEPSKELRSMLRHLLEMIPAQNVSGPGRDSAINLLVKQVPRKSLKNPDNSLSLWVIDQGLKKILQVAGTVAELSEGPPLTENTHMSCSVLLSKLYDDLKSDKERENFNKLCEEYVQEHFRRSGLDGKLRAIQTVSVLLQGPSDVGNITLEMSGMMDAIISLCASEDVTHQQVAVEALIHAAGKAKRASFITANGVALLKDLYKKSENDRIRVRALVGLCKLGSAGGTDFSMKQFAEGSTLKLAKQCRKWLCNESLPPTSRRWSVEGLAYLTFDADVKEDLVEDKNALLAMFDLAKSEDKTVLFAVGSTLVNCTNSYDVEKPDPQLVELAKYAKQHVPEEHPKDAPSFVEKRLGKLLEAGVVSALVCMVKQESPALTEACREFIARVFLALVDRQEDRGTVVAQGGGKALIPLATDNTDVGKVKAAQALAKIAITSNPEIAFPGERIYEVVRPFVNLLQLECTLLQNFESLMALTNLAGISERLRQKIIKEKALPKIEGYMFEENELVRAAATECMCNLVLSTEVQKLFLATGNDRLKLLVLYCGEEDERLRKAAAGTLAMLTAEQPELCPRIPGTTTHWLEIFQALLLSEISDLRHRGVVIVQNMMQAEKGLAETLMESEALEILTVLAKGGEGAVGPVSKVAQNCLNKAVEYGIIRNREDRIEKEKGKGTEP